The Salvelinus namaycush isolate Seneca chromosome 28, SaNama_1.0, whole genome shotgun sequence genome contains a region encoding:
- the LOC120023803 gene encoding spidroin-1-like, which translates to MAPESSFSPPTKFLPGPGEPQEPWNDWIKYFELYITQRGLPEEEKIALLSVYLGKEGLRILNTLTTIETYAAMIDALTAYYSIAQDPDDSQRIKQNRKRMIITGAAATVGAAAAVVGAPVALGVAGLTTVGVAAGATAGGAAIGAGTIAAAATATVGAVAAVAMAPVVLGAIGFTAGGIAAGSYAASMMSAAAAVNGGGIAAGGLVAALQSAGAAGLSGVATAAVGGVGAAVTGAMGWVAAGAGFSGAAAATTAATAGAAGLSATATAAVGGVGAAVGGTAGWLASRTRTPEEEEETGAATAAAAGGAAGLSGEATEAVAGVRAAVGGASEGEGGVEERELSGATTAAAEGAAGLSGVATEAGVRTAVGGAAGWLFSIIRTSEKEGGE; encoded by the exons ATGGCGCCAGAATCAAGCTTTTCCCCACCTACCAAATTTCTGCCGGGACCCGGTGAGCCGCAGGAGCCTTGGAATGACTGGATAAAGTATTTTGAGTTGTACATTACACAAAGAGGCTTGCCAGAGGAAGAGAAGATAGCACTGTTAAGCGTTTACCTTGGGAAGGAGGGACTGCGCATCTTAAATACCTTGACAACGATTGAAACATATGCAGCAATGATTGATGCCCTCACTGCTTACTACAGCATAGCTCAGGACCCGGATGATTCACAAAGAATCAAACAGAAca GAAAAAGGATGATCATTACAGGAGCAGCAGCAACAGTGGGAGCAG CTGCGGCAGTGGTGGGGGCACCAGTTGCCCTGGGAGTGGCAGGTTTGACTACTGTTGGGGTTGCTGCTGGAGCAACTGCAGGGGGCGCCGCAATAG GAGCAGGTACAATTgctgcagcagcaacagcaacagtgGGAGCAG TTGCGGCAGTGGCAATGGCACCAGTTGTCCTAGGAGCGATAGGATTCACTGCTGGTGGGATTGCTGCTGGATCATATGCAGCAAGCATGATGTCTGCAGCGGCTGCGGTAAATGGAGGTGGGATAGCAGCCGGGGGTCTTGTTGCTGCTCTACAGTCAGCAG GTGCTGCAGGGCTTTCAGGAGTGGCTACAGCGGCGGTGGGGGGTGTTGGAGCTGCAGTTACTGGAGCCATGGGATGGGTGGCCGCAGGAGCAGGGTTCTcaggagcagcagcagctactACAGCAGCTACGGCAG GTGCTGCAGGGCTCTCTGCAACGGCTACAGCAGCCGTGGGAGGTGTTGGAGCAGCAGTTGGGGGAACAGCAGGATGGCTGGCCTCAAGGACTAGGACACCtgaagaggaagaagagacagGAGCAGCTACAGCAGCTGCTGCAGGAG GTGCTGCAGGGCTTTCAGGAGAGGCTACAGAGGCTGTGGCAGGTGTTAGAGCAGCAGTTGGTGGAGCGTctgaaggggagggaggagtcgAGGAGAGAGAGCTTTCAGGAGCGACTACAGCAGCTGCAGAAG GTGCTGCAGGGCTTTCAGGAGTGGCTACAGAGGCTGGTGTTAGAACAGCAGTTGGTGGAGCGGCGGGATGGCTTTTCTCAATAATCAGGACGTCtgaaaaggagggaggagagtaa